The Streptomyces sp. NBC_00286 nucleotide sequence ACTGATCCGAAGGGCGTTCACCGATCATGTCCGAGCAGCAACTGCCCGACTGGGCCGACCCATCCGTCTCCCCCGCCGCCCTGGACCCCCAGGGCCTATCCAGACGCCAACTCATGCGCCGCGCAGGCCTGTTCGGCGCCGCCTTCGCCGCAGGCTCTCTCGCCACCCCCGCGGCCGCCGACAGCCGCCGGCTGGGCGGCAACGACCCCCGCCTCGCCTACCTCGTCGGCGACCACCACGTCCACTCCGTCTACAGCCATGACGCGAAGTACACCTTCGACCAGGTCGTCAAAGGCGGCGCCAAATACGGCGTCGACTGGCTGGTGTTCAACGAGCACTCCAACTTCGGGCACGCCGAGTTCGGGGCGCAGCTGGAGCACCAGGAGATCCTGAAGGCACGGGCCGCGAACCCGCGGCAGCTGATCTTCCAGGGCCTGGAGTGGTACATCCCCGGCGCCGAACACTGCACCGTCTTCGCCGCACCGGGCCGGCACGAGGTCGACATCCTCACGAAGTTCGAGCTCGCCTACGACGGCAAACTGCTCGGCTACGACAAGGGCGGCCCGAACCACCCCGACACCGCGCGCAACGAGGCGCACGCCGTCAAGGCCATCAAGTGGCTGGCCGAGCAGCGCCGCAAGGGTTACGTCGACGATGTGCTCGTCCTCGCCAACCACCCGCTGCGGCTCGGCATCGACTCCCCGCACGAGATGCGCAACTGGCGGGACGCGGCCCCCGAGATCATGATCGGCGTGGAGGGCGCGCCCGGCGCCCAGGGCGGCGCCATCCCCGGCTGGCGCGGTCCGACCTCGATCCGCGGCGAGTACGAGAACAAGCCCTCGGAGAACTCCTGGCCCGGCTACCCGGCGGACGCCTACGTCACGTACGGCGGCTTCGACTGGATGACGGCCACCGTCGGAGGCCTGTGGGACGCCATGCTCGCCGAGGGCAAGCTGTTCACCATCACCACCAACTCCGATGTGCACCGCGTGGTGTTCGACACCTGGAAGAACGGCGACTGGCTCCCCGGCCAGAACTTCGACAACACCGGACGCCTGCCCGACCCGGTCAACACCACCGAGCCCCAGCCGGGCGGCGACTTCTGGCCCGGCCAGTTCAGCCGCACCCACGTGGGCGTCACCCGCTACGGCTACCGATCGGTGATGGCGGGCCTGCGCGCGGGGCGCGTCTGGCTCGACCACGGGCATCTGCTGGACGGCCTCGACGTCCGCGTGAAGCGGGACCGCGACTTCGGCCGCGGTGTGACGCTCGGCGGCCGGCTGCGGGTTCGTAAGGGAGAGAAGCTCACCTTGTACGTCACGGTGACGACCGCCTCCCGCCCCAATCCCCAGGGAATCCTCCCGGAATTGGCCCACATCGACGTGATCCGCGGTGCGGTACGGGGCCGGGTGACGGACCGAGACGAGTGGCGAGCCCCCCACACGAAGGTCGTGCACACGAAGGAGGTATCGGGTCGCAAGGGCACGTACACCCTGCGCATCCCTCTGACAGCGGGCGACGATTCCTTCTACGTACGACTGCGGGGCAGCGACGGCAACCGCAACGGAACGGGCTATCTGGGGGCGGCAGTTGACCCGCATGGCCCGATCCCGCACGAGCCTGGGAAGGGCGACCCGTGGGCGGACACATGGTTCTACTCGAACCCGGTGTTCGTGGACGTGAGCTGAGCCTTGAGAGTTTTGCGGGGCGTGGGACTGCATCGCCATGCGGCGCCGCAGTCCCACGCCCCTCACCCCCTACGGCGAGGCGGAGGGGGTCGGACTGAACGCCCGATCGCAGTGCGGCCAGTCGCTGAAGTCCCGGTCCTGACTCCACAACCGCTTCGCCGCGAGGATGTTCCACTCCGGGTCGAGCGCCTTGCGAGGCGTGCCGCCCAGCTCCCGCAGCCGGGCGTCGGAGATCTGGAACAAGCCCCAGTTCCGCGTGCCGTTGGTGTTCGGGAGGATGTGCAGCGGGTCGAGGAAGGACTGACAGTCGGCGATCGCGATCGCGCGGTCCGGTGCCTCGGTGAACACCGCTCGGATGTGGCGCCGTACCTTGTCCTTCGACCAGGCGTTCAGGCGCACCTGTGACTCGTAGAGCGCCTTCTTCGTGGCGTCGCCGACCACGCCGTTTGCGGGCTCGATCCCCGCGTACACCTGGAAGGCGGTCACACGGCGCAGTGTCTCCGGTCCGAAGTCACTGTCCACGCCGATCACTGTGCCCTTGTCTTTCAGCAGTTCCTGTATCTCGCGGACGCACGCGTCGTGCTGGCCCATGGCCACCACCTCCCGGCACGCGGGGGTGAACAGGAGCCGGTGGTCCGTCTTCTGCAGGACTTCGGCGCTCGCGGCGCCACCGCCACCGCCGTCGCTGTCCTCGTCCGGGCCCTGCGACGGCAGGGTCAAGGCCAAGCCGCCGAGAAGCAGCACCAAGCCGACGGCCACGCCGACGTGGATCCGCCGACGGCGCCACCCCACGGCCCCGGAACCGTCCGAGGGCTCCCGCCGTACATCCGAGGGCTCCCGCCGTACATCCGCGGGCTCCCGCCGTACATCCGCGGGCTCCCGCCGTACATCCGCGGGCTCCCGCCGTACGTCCGCGGGCGCCGCGGCCATGTCCGCGGCGCCACCGTCCGCGCCGTGCCCGACGCCGAGGTCGCCGAGGTCAGCGGGATCCGGCGGCCCCGCAACAGGTTCCGGCGGTCCCGCGAGGGGATCCGGCTGCACCACGACCCGCTCCGGCGGTTCGGCCTCCGGTTCCCGGGCGGCGTCCGCCAGGGCCCAGAGTTTGTGCAGCGTGCGTAGCTCCTCCGGAGCGGCACCGCAGGCCACCGCGAGGCGGTGCACGGTGCCGTAGTCGTGGGGGACCGAGGTCCCCGAGCAGTAGCGGTGCACGCTGGAACCGCTGGCTCCGGCCTTTGCGGCGAGAGCCGCGTAACTGAGTCCCGATCTCTCCTTGAGCGATCGCAGACAGGCTGCGAATCGCTCGGACTCCGTGCACGAAGACACGGGGGTCCCCCTATTTTCTTTTGGCCGCGCTGAACGGCGGAGTTGTACGTAGATGAGAGGGCGCCCCAGGTTTCCCCCACCCGGCCCCCGCGCCCGGCCACACTGTGCCAGAAACTCACCGCTCGCACCCCGGCCAACTTCAGCCACTTCTGGAACAGATGACGGTGTCCGCTTCCGGCATTCCCCGCGCCGTCCCAGCTCCGTCCCAGCGCCCCGAGGACGCCGCAGGTAGGTCGCTGGAATGCCGTCCCAGCGTCCCACCAGCCAGGATTCCCTTGTTCCGGCCCGTCTCCCGTTGCCAGCCTCGGGTCGTCAGAGAACGAACCACCCCCCTCCGAGGAGACATGCTCGTGGCCCGATTCATGCCCCAGATCCTGCGCAACCGTTCGAAGGCCGCCGCGTTCGCGATGAGCGTCGCGGCCGTCGCGTCCTTCGCCCTGCCGGCCTCCACCGCCCAGGCGGCACCCACCGCGGTCGACTGCGACAGCGGGGACGTCTGCTTCTGGACCGAGCGCAACTTCGAAGGCAGGAAGTGCAGCTGGAACGCGGCCGACATGGACTGGCGGAGCGCCCCTGTCACCTGCTCCTGGTCGGCCACGCACAACGTCAAGTCCGTCTATAACGCGGGCACGTCATCCCGCTTCACCGGCGTCGTCTACTACAAGGGCGCAAACGGGAACGACCGCGCCGGCTGCACCCGTCAGCAGCACGGCGGCAACCTGGCCGGCACCTACAAGCTCCGCTCCCACGAGTGGACCACCGGCCGCTGCGGCTGACCCGGCACCAGCCGGCCGGGGCCGCTTTCGGGCCGCCCCGGCCGGCCTGACCGCGCTCGCCGTTCCCGTGGTCGCGGCGGCGGCTCCCGACGAGGACAGCAGCTCCTATGTGAACCAAGCGGCGGGCGACAGCGCGAAGGGGCGCGGGGGCCTGCGGACCGGATGCACCGGTCAGCAGGCCCCCGCGCCCCTGTTCGACTGCGGCACTCAGGCGTAGAAGCGGGACAGGCTCTGCAGCACGGCCGCGGGCTTGGCGCCGCCCTCGATCTCGATCGTGCCGTCGACGGTGACCTGTACGCCGCCCGGAACGTCCTCGACCGACGCCAGCTTCCCGACCAGGCGGATCTTGGAGCCGACCTTCACCGGCGAGGGGAAACGCACCTTGTTCAGGCCGTAGTTGACCTTCGTCGAGACGCCCTCGACGTCCAGCAGCTCGGTGAACAGCGGGATGAAGAGGGAGAGGGTGAGGTAGCCGTGGGCGATGGGGGCGCCGAACGGGCCCTCCTTGGCGCGCTCGGGGTCCACGTGGATCCACTGGTGATCCCCCGTGGCGTCGGCGAACGTGTTGATGCGCTCCTGGGTGACCTCGATCCACTCGCTCGTGCCGAGGTCACTCCCGGCGAGCTTCTTGAGCTCGTCGATGCCGTTCACAGTGATGCTCATATGCCGTTCCTTCACTACGAGTTGGAAGAGTCCGAAGACTTGGGAGCGCCGTACCGCGTACGCACCCGGGATTTCAGCAACTTGCCGGAGGCAGTCCGCGGAAGTTCCTCCGCGAGCACCACCGACTTGGGGATCTTGTACTTGGCCAGGCGCCCGGCCAGGGAGGCGAGGACCTCGTCCGGATCGAGCTCCACGTCCTCGCGGGGCACGACGACGGCCCGCGGCACCTCGCCCCACTTGTCGTCCGGCACGCCGATGACCGCGCACTCGACGATGTCGGGGTGGGCGAGGAGCAAGTCCTCGATCTCGGCGGGATAGACGTTCTCGCCACCGGAGATGATCATGTCCTTGATGCGGTCGACGATGTAGGCGTAGCCGTCCTCGTCGACCCGGGCCGCGTCCCCGCTGCGGAACCACCCGTCGCTGAAGGTGGCGGCGGTCTCGTCCGGCAGCCCCCAGTAGCCGGGCATGACATTCGGCCCACGGACGACGACTTCACCGGTCTCGCCGACCTCGACCGGCGCCATATCGGGCCGTACGACCCGGACATCGGTGAAGAAGTGCGGCACCCCGGCCGAACCCGCCTTGCTGACCGCGTGCTCGGCGTCCAGGAAGAGCGTGCCGGGCGACGCTTCCGTCATGCCGTAGCCCTGAAGGAAGGTGAGCCCGCGCTCCTGGTACTTGGCGATCAGCGGGGTCGGAACCGGAGAGCCGCCACACGTCAGGATCCGCAGGGACGACAGGTCCGCGTCGGCCCAGCGCTCATGCCGCGCCACCTGGTCGAACATCGTCGGGACGCCGAACATGAAGGTGATCCGGTGCCGTTCGATGAGGTCGAAGGTGGCGGACGGGTCGAAGGCCTCGACCAGGACGCAGGTGCCGCCCTTGAGCAGGACCGGCAGGGTGAGCATGTTCAGGCCGGCCGTGTGGAACAACGGGGCGGAGACCAGGGCGCGTTCTTCGGCGATCAGGTCGTGGTCGATGAGGACGTTGACCGCGTTCCAGGTCAGGTTGCCGTGGGTGAGCATCGCGCCCTTGGGGCGGCCGGTCGTCCCCGAGGTGTACATGATGATGCAGGTGTCGTCGGCGCCGACGGTCTGGTCGATCGGCTCGGCGGACGCCTCAGCGATCAACGCCTCGTATTCGGGGCCGACTTCGACGTACGACCGCACATCGGTACTGCCCGGAAGCCCGGCGACGAGCCCGGCGTGCGAGGGCGCGAACACGAGTGCCTTGGCGCCCGAGTCCGCGAGCTGGTAGCCGATCTCCGGCCCCGCGAGACGGGTGTTGAGGGGCACGAAGACCGCGCCGAGTGTGCCCGAAGCGAACAGCGTCTCCAGGTAGGAGGGGTGGTTGGGGCCGAGGTAGGCGACCCGGTCGCCGCGTCGGATGCCGGCCTCGCGCAGGGCGTGTGCGAGGCGGGTGGTGCGCTCGTACAGTTCGGCGTACGTCGTCTCGGTGTCGTGGTGGATCAGGGCGGTGCGTCGGGGTGTCTTGCGGGCCCGGCGTGCGGGCCAGGACCCCACTCCCTCATTGCGCATCGGTGGCCCCCTTACGCCTTCGTCAGTCCGAGCAGCCGGGCCGCGTTCTCCTTGAGGATCTTCGGCCTGACCTCGTCCTTGATGGGCAGTTTCTCGAAGTCCGCGAACCAGCGGTCCGGGGTGAGGACGGGGTAGTCGGAGCCGAACAGCACCTTGTCCTTGAGCAGCGTGTTCGCGTACTGCACGAGCTGCGGCGGGAAGTACTTCGGCGACCAGCCGGACAGGTCGATGTGCACGCCCGGCTTGTGCGTGGCCACGGCGAGGGCCTCGTCCTGCCAGGGGAAGGACGGGTGCGCCAGGATGATCTTCAGGTGCGGGAAGTCGGCGGCGACGTCGTCCACGAGCATGGGGTTCGAGTACTTGAGCCGGATCCCGCCCCCGCCGGGCACTCCGGCGCCGATACCGGTCTGCCCCGTGTGGAAGAGGGCGATCGTCCCCGTCTCCTCGATCACCTCGTACAGCGCGTACGCCACGGACCGGTCGTTGGGGAAGAAGCCCTGGATGCTGGGGTGGAACTTGAAGCCCTTCACCCCGTACTCCTCGACCAGGCGGCGGGCCTGCTTCACGCCGGCCTTGCCGCGGAAGGGGTCGATGGAGGCGAAGGGGATCAGGACGTCCGGGTTGGCCGCCGCCGCTTCGGCGACCTCCTCGTTCGCGACGGGCTCGGTGCCGGTGGCGGACTCGGCGTCGACCGTGAAGATCACGGCGGCCATCTTCCGCTCGCGGTAGTACGCGGCCGTCTCCTCCAGGGTGGGCTTCCGCTTGCCCTCGACCTTGAAGTAGGCGGAGGACGCGTCGTGCAGGTCGTCATCCAGCGAGGACTTGCCCTTGGAGGAGACCTCGGCGTGGGTGTGGACGTCGATCGCGACGAGTTCCTCGACGTTGAGGTTCGTCATGGTTCACGCCTCCGGGAACTTCGGCGCGGGGACGCCCACGGTCTGCGGCTCGGCGCCCAGCGAGGTGGGCCAGGCGTCGGCGAGGGTGTCGGGGGCCCAGCCACCGTCAGCGTACGCCGCCTTGATCTCCTGCGGATGGGACCACAGGGTCACCTTGTCGCCGCCGATGCCGATGGCCTGGCCGGTCACCTCTCGGGCGGCCTCGGAGGCGAGGAACGGGATCAGTGCGGCGCAGTCCTCGGGGGTGCCGAAGCCCTCACCCTTGCGCAGGAAGTCCGGCAGCGGCTCGCCCTGCTTCATGGCCTCGATGTAGGGGGCGAAGGCCGGGATGGTCTCGGTCATCGCGGTGGCGGCGACCGGCACGATCGCGTTGACGGTGATGCCCGAGCGGGACAGCTCCATCGACCACGTACGGGCCATGGCGGCGATGCCCGCCTTCGCGGCGGAGTAGTTGGTCTGGCCGAAGTTGCCGCGCTGTCCGGCCGGGGAGCCGACCAGAATCAGGGTGCCGCCCTCGCCCTGCTCGCGCATGCGGACGGCGGCGGCGCGGGCGCAGGTGAAGGTGCCCTTGAGGTGGGTGGTGATCACCGCGTCGAAGTCGTCGTCGGTCATCTTCCACAGGACCCGGTCCCGCAGGATGCCCGCGTTCGTGACCAGGATGTCGAGCCTCCCGAACTCCTCCACGGCACGCGCGACGAGCCGGTCCGCGGCCTCGGACGTACCGACCGGAACCACCTCGGCGACCGCGGTGCCACCGGCCTCGGTGATCGCCTTGACGGCCTGCTCGGCGACGTCGGCGTCCACGTCGTTGACGACCACGGAGGCGCCTGCGGCGGCGAGAGCGTGCGCGTAGGCGAGGCCGAGACCACGGCCGGAGCCGGTGACGACGGCGACCTTGCCGGAGAGATCGATGCTGGGCACGACGGTGTCCCTTCGAGAAAGCGGATGCGGCTGCGAGACGAGCGAGCTGCGGCTACGGGATCGAAGCTCGCGGCTACAGGATCGAAGCTAAGGACAATAATTGTCGACGTCAATAGTTGTTGTGGGCCGAGTTGTGCGCCATGCTGTGAGCACCACGCACACCCGCCCCCGACCGGGGCCTCGACCAGGGAGCCCGCCATCGCCGGCCAGCCGCACGCCACGAACCCCGACGCCATCGACGCTCAGGAGCCGTGGATGCGCGGGCTGCACTCGGACACCGGCTACCTCCTGTACCGGATCGGT carries:
- a CDS encoding peptidase inhibitor family I36 protein; this translates as MLVARFMPQILRNRSKAAAFAMSVAAVASFALPASTAQAAPTAVDCDSGDVCFWTERNFEGRKCSWNAADMDWRSAPVTCSWSATHNVKSVYNAGTSSRFTGVVYYKGANGNDRAGCTRQQHGGNLAGTYKLRSHEWTTGRCG
- a CDS encoding helix-turn-helix domain-containing protein, with translation MSSCTESERFAACLRSLKERSGLSYAALAAKAGASGSSVHRYCSGTSVPHDYGTVHRLAVACGAAPEELRTLHKLWALADAAREPEAEPPERVVVQPDPLAGPPEPVAGPPDPADLGDLGVGHGADGGAADMAAAPADVRREPADVRREPADVRREPADVRREPSDVRREPSDGSGAVGWRRRRIHVGVAVGLVLLLGGLALTLPSQGPDEDSDGGGGGAASAEVLQKTDHRLLFTPACREVVAMGQHDACVREIQELLKDKGTVIGVDSDFGPETLRRVTAFQVYAGIEPANGVVGDATKKALYESQVRLNAWSKDKVRRHIRAVFTEAPDRAIAIADCQSFLDPLHILPNTNGTRNWGLFQISDARLRELGGTPRKALDPEWNILAAKRLWSQDRDFSDWPHCDRAFSPTPSASP
- the menE gene encoding o-succinylbenzoate--CoA ligase; translated protein: MRNEGVGSWPARRARKTPRRTALIHHDTETTYAELYERTTRLAHALREAGIRRGDRVAYLGPNHPSYLETLFASGTLGAVFVPLNTRLAGPEIGYQLADSGAKALVFAPSHAGLVAGLPGSTDVRSYVEVGPEYEALIAEASAEPIDQTVGADDTCIIMYTSGTTGRPKGAMLTHGNLTWNAVNVLIDHDLIAEERALVSAPLFHTAGLNMLTLPVLLKGGTCVLVEAFDPSATFDLIERHRITFMFGVPTMFDQVARHERWADADLSSLRILTCGGSPVPTPLIAKYQERGLTFLQGYGMTEASPGTLFLDAEHAVSKAGSAGVPHFFTDVRVVRPDMAPVEVGETGEVVVRGPNVMPGYWGLPDETAATFSDGWFRSGDAARVDEDGYAYIVDRIKDMIISGGENVYPAEIEDLLLAHPDIVECAVIGVPDDKWGEVPRAVVVPREDVELDPDEVLASLAGRLAKYKIPKSVVLAEELPRTASGKLLKSRVRTRYGAPKSSDSSNS
- a CDS encoding MaoC family dehydratase, whose amino-acid sequence is MSITVNGIDELKKLAGSDLGTSEWIEVTQERINTFADATGDHQWIHVDPERAKEGPFGAPIAHGYLTLSLFIPLFTELLDVEGVSTKVNYGLNKVRFPSPVKVGSKIRLVGKLASVEDVPGGVQVTVDGTIEIEGGAKPAAVLQSLSRFYA
- a CDS encoding amidohydrolase family protein, whose product is MTNLNVEELVAIDVHTHAEVSSKGKSSLDDDLHDASSAYFKVEGKRKPTLEETAAYYRERKMAAVIFTVDAESATGTEPVANEEVAEAAAANPDVLIPFASIDPFRGKAGVKQARRLVEEYGVKGFKFHPSIQGFFPNDRSVAYALYEVIEETGTIALFHTGQTGIGAGVPGGGGIRLKYSNPMLVDDVAADFPHLKIILAHPSFPWQDEALAVATHKPGVHIDLSGWSPKYFPPQLVQYANTLLKDKVLFGSDYPVLTPDRWFADFEKLPIKDEVRPKILKENAARLLGLTKA
- a CDS encoding SDR family oxidoreductase, with amino-acid sequence MPSIDLSGKVAVVTGSGRGLGLAYAHALAAAGASVVVNDVDADVAEQAVKAITEAGGTAVAEVVPVGTSEAADRLVARAVEEFGRLDILVTNAGILRDRVLWKMTDDDFDAVITTHLKGTFTCARAAAVRMREQGEGGTLILVGSPAGQRGNFGQTNYSAAKAGIAAMARTWSMELSRSGITVNAIVPVAATAMTETIPAFAPYIEAMKQGEPLPDFLRKGEGFGTPEDCAALIPFLASEAAREVTGQAIGIGGDKVTLWSHPQEIKAAYADGGWAPDTLADAWPTSLGAEPQTVGVPAPKFPEA
- a CDS encoding histidinol-phosphatase; this encodes MSEQQLPDWADPSVSPAALDPQGLSRRQLMRRAGLFGAAFAAGSLATPAAADSRRLGGNDPRLAYLVGDHHVHSVYSHDAKYTFDQVVKGGAKYGVDWLVFNEHSNFGHAEFGAQLEHQEILKARAANPRQLIFQGLEWYIPGAEHCTVFAAPGRHEVDILTKFELAYDGKLLGYDKGGPNHPDTARNEAHAVKAIKWLAEQRRKGYVDDVLVLANHPLRLGIDSPHEMRNWRDAAPEIMIGVEGAPGAQGGAIPGWRGPTSIRGEYENKPSENSWPGYPADAYVTYGGFDWMTATVGGLWDAMLAEGKLFTITTNSDVHRVVFDTWKNGDWLPGQNFDNTGRLPDPVNTTEPQPGGDFWPGQFSRTHVGVTRYGYRSVMAGLRAGRVWLDHGHLLDGLDVRVKRDRDFGRGVTLGGRLRVRKGEKLTLYVTVTTASRPNPQGILPELAHIDVIRGAVRGRVTDRDEWRAPHTKVVHTKEVSGRKGTYTLRIPLTAGDDSFYVRLRGSDGNRNGTGYLGAAVDPHGPIPHEPGKGDPWADTWFYSNPVFVDVS